A region of the Larus michahellis chromosome 4, bLarMic1.1, whole genome shotgun sequence genome:
AACCCTCCAGATCCCCACGTGTCCCCAGTGGGGTGGCATTTTCCAGCAGCGCACAGGAACCTTTGCCCAGAGGATGAGTACGGGACACCCCAGCTCCATCAGTCTCTCCTCCCTGTGCGGGTTATGAAGCGTCCCTGGTCCTCCGCGAGGGTGCTTGGGGGTTTTTGGAGGTCTCCAAGGCAAACCAAACCACAGCCCTCACACCACGCACTCCTGGCttccaccccaaaatccccttaaaTGTTATTCTAGTGGCATTTGCCCATCTCAGCAAGGAGGCGGCTGCAGGTCACGCGTCCCCACAGAACCGAGCACCTCCAAGGGGCTGCAAAACGGAGGTCTGGGCACCTCCGCTCCAGGGGCCCGGTTTAACCCGCCTCCCCGAGCCTCTGAAGCTGCAGGCTCTGCTCCGAGGAAGGCAGAGACCTTCTTccttaccatccctggagggatgtaaaagccgggcagacacagtgcttagagatatggtttagtgacgggtTTTGCCAGCAtggggttgacggttggactcgatgatctgaaaggtcccttccaacctgcgcAATGCTATgatccctcctcctcttctttttcctcctcctcctcccctcttgcTGAGCCCTGCAGAGCTCCCACCACAGGGATTTTGGATGTATGGGGCTACCCCAGTGCATCCCCCTCGAGGGCACCCGTAACCCCAAGGGgacccccccccttctcccccccgtGGTGCACGCAACACCCTCAAGACTTTGTACCTGAGAAGGGAAGCCCCCAGGAGAGCCACTAAAGCCTCTCAGTAATTAGCAATTAGCAGCCCTGACAGGCTCCCCCTGGCCTCCCTGACAGCAGCTGAGCCTGATGCTAATGAGGTTCCTTGCTAATTATAGCAGGTGAGCAGGGCCACGCTGCCTCCTGgcctcggcgggggggggggggggcccacacCGAGCTTTGGGCTGGAAACCTTCCAAATTCCTGGGGCTGTGAAAAACGCGCAGGGTCAGCTCAGGACAGGGCTCCCCGCTGTGCCCAGCGCTCCTCTCCCCCGGGAGCGCGCAGGATGCTGTTCCGGCGCCTGGCCGGGCTCTCTGCTCACAAGCTGGTCCTCGCTCGTTCATCATTTTGAATAATTCATGCCGAATAACGTGGGTTTCTGCGGCGCCCGGCATTGCACCAACCCGGAGCTGGAGCCAGCGAGGAAATACAGTCccttggggacatcagggacttCAGGGACACGCTCCAGGACACCCAAAGCCTCGGTGGCACAGCGGAAGGCTGGAGCAGATGTCCAGCATCCCAATGGGATTTTAGTCCCTCCCAAGCTGTTAGTGCAGCCCCGAGCCGCTGGTGGGCGAGTGAGGCTGAAGGCTGTGTCTGAGTAGCCACCGGGCTCGTCTCTCCCCATCCTGGTGGCCCCGGGCTGGCTCTCGCTGGCCGGGTCCCCCACTCCGCACCTCCCCAAAGCCGCTCTTTCCCAGCCAAACCCGAGCAGCAAATTCCAGCTCCGGCTGCCAGACCACAAAACCCCAAGCCCGGCTCGCAGTGTTCAGCTCTCCTGGgaatgccacaaaaaaaaaaaccctaaaacaaacaaaaaaccccccagccCTCGCTTCCCTTCCACCAGCTCCCCGAGGCTTTAAAGCCCAGTTTTGCTCAGCAGAGCCGCGAGCGGAGCAGCATTCCCGGCGGCATTTCCCACTGCTGGCATTCAGGATTTTAATTAAGACGCTGGAAAAGAGCCGTCCCGAACTGCTCTCTTGGCCCGGCCCCTCGACGGGGTTCGTTTTCGCCCCACGGGAGGGACGCGGGTACGTGAACGCAGGCGGGATTTAATGAAACCCTTGGAGAAACAAGCCCTTGGCGAGACCCGGGCAGCTGCAGGACGCACCCCCGGGAGCCGTGAGAGGGGACGGGGTGTCCGAGGGGGTTTTGGGGCCGGAGGGGAGGTGGGATAAGGGGTTTTCCCCGGGCTGCGATGCTCCGGAGGAAGCCCGGCTGTAtccgctcccccagcacccatctccGCCTGCCCTTCCCCGCTGCCGAGGGACGGCGCAGCCAGGGAGGCGCGTGGTGCTGGGGCTCGGGCAGAAGGTAAGGGGGGTGCCCAGCCCTAATTAAAGTCCgtatccccccccctcccagtgcacCCCTTTGCTGCAGTCTCCCAAAAGGGAAGCAGCGTGATAAAATAACCCCCTCCCGACACTCGCAGGCAGGAGAGCATCGCAGGCAGTTGTTAACTTGGCTTTTATTGTCACAGGACACGGCAGCAGACGATGGGACCGGTCActacaggggggacacggggggacaccgCAGGTCTTCCAGCACAGTCACCTCGAGCGGCAGCACAGCGCtcggcagcgggagggagggggagaaacgATGCTGCGGGGAGAAGATGCCGCTCGCTGcgggccctgctcctgcccgcgCCTCTGCTGCCCCGGCTCTGCAAAAAGACAAATTCTCAGGCCACGGCGATTTTCCCCTTGGGGACGGAGCAATTAATAAGCAGAcaaggtggggggtggggggggtgtccctgcaaGGAGCATGCTTTCCACCTCCCGGTACCGGCTCCGCTGCATCCATGCCGCAAACTGCCAGCCAGGGGTTTTGCTCGCCCTGCGCTCGGCAGTCGCGGGGCAAAGGCGTTAACGGAAGGGGCTGCCCCGGGAACTCGGTTCCTCTGGGCTGGAGAAGCCTGATCTTAGCCGGAGGCTTCCGTGTGCATGAGAAAGGCCGTCTGTTCCGTTTGCCTCCCCCCGGAGACGGGGacgctgccccagcccaggcagagacACGAAATAGGGGTCAGACTCGGCGGGGGCAGACACCCCAGCAAAGCACCGGGCATGGAGATTCAGCCCGAGATGGAGCAGCCACATCTGCTGCCGTCGCTGCCCTTTGCCCGGGACTTTATTTACAGTGTTATTAAAGGAGAGCGCGCCGAGCAGCCCGAGATgttaaaaaatggcttttcagaaAAGCCAGGGattaagaggcttttttttccccctccacactGTAAACAcatctctgttttgcttttaaccATGCCCTTGGTGCCAGCCCGTGGGCagccagggagggagaagggctgtgggagccggcggggggacacgggggtctgCCCCGCTCTCTGCAGCCGCTTCGCTTCACAAACCCAGGGGAAAACCGGGACAAAACGCAGCTCCGGGCTCCGACAGACGGACGCTGGTGGCTGCGGATGGGGGAACCCGCTGGCCTGGCTCTTCGGGGAGGGCCACAGCGGAGGCAGAGGGGGACACAGCCCCCCGCCACCCACCGACCCACGCGGCGGGTGGGTCTGGGGGCACCGAGGGAGGGATGTGGGCAGCGACCGCCCCCTCGGAGCAGCCAGCCAGGCGGGGAAGGTTCTGAGCAGCCCAGGGGATTTTAcccaccagcagcactgagcaggaAAAGTAACATCCATCCTCCCCGGGACAGGGATGGCTGGCGACAGCCCCGGAGCCAGCGCGACCCTCGGGGGTCACCCCGGCGTTGCGGGTGCACGTCTCAGGGCACAAACAGACCCAGCAAGCCTTTTTAGGGGAGCGGGAAAACCCATATGTACATGTCTCTGCTGGGTCGGATCCCTCAGAAACACTTCTGAGCCCCCAGGGGTTGACCCAACACCACTGAAGTCACCACGACCCACCTTCACTACTGACTTCAGCcgtgcaggaggaggaagagggggcaaAGGGGTAAGGTGGACAAAGAACGTCTTCCCTGCCGACACAAAGCCCATTTGTAGAAGCCTATGGGCTTTAGAAGGCTGTTGGACCCCAATCCCACCCTCCCCACCTCTTAACCTTCCCCTCCTGGGAGCCggcacagccccaggagctgctccTCAAGCCTGGGGCTGAAGCGCGGGCACCGTCGCAGCAGGATGGCCCGTCCCTCAGTCCCGGCTGGGCCGTCCCTCTCGACCCCGCAGCAGGGACGCTCACTCGGGGATGTAGTCCCTGAAGGAGTTAAAGCTGAGGCTCCGGCCTGCTGAGTTCAAGGTGGAGCTGGCTTGCATCTTGGGGATCTTCTCCATCAGCTTCGACACTGTCCTCCTCTTGAAGGAGCCCGGGGAGAAATGCCCCTGTCTCATGAGCTCCTGGTAGAGGGTGTTGAACACCGCCACGGTCTCTTCATAGCTGTCGCGGGTGGAGATCTCGTAGAAAGGAAGCTTCAAGGCTTTGGAGAGGTTTTCGCCGTCCTCTGTGGACACCATCCTGTCGAACTGCAAGTCCTTCTTGTTGCCCACGATGACCACGGGGGGCTGCTCGCTCCCGCCGCTCCGCTTGGGGCTGGAGTGGATGTGGTTGATGAGGAAACACAGCCGCATCACCTCGTCGAAGCTGCACCTGTCCGTCACCGAGTAGACCACCGCGAAGCCATCGCCCCACTTGATCTTCTCCTCTATCTGCAGGGAATCCTCCTCCTGCCGGGGCAGACCAGCTCATATTAACAGCAGAAGCCCCAACATCTCCTAAATACCAACACCGCTGGCTGCAACCTAGAAAACCTCCCAAGGGGGCCCGTCACCATCCCCTGCAGGTTTTGGCCCCGGGCTCGCGCACAGCAGTGAGGTGCAAAGCAACACGGGTAGCCCAGGGCAGGAATCCCATGGGTTGGGCAAACCGATGGATGGGGACAGCAAATCAGCTCCATCCTGACGCGGGCGAGGGGAGGGTTAGCGCCGctaaaggcagctgctgctggatggGAAGCCAGGACAGGGCTCTCCACTGCCCGCAACCTGCTGGTGGTGGCTCCTCGGACCCAGCGCCCTCCCGCTCCCTCGAGCCGTCTCCTGCCGTCGGGATGCTCCTCCGACgcggggagcagagctgtgccgcACAGGTCAGGGGAGTGGGGAAATATTCAGCTGAAAGCACACTGTAACTTGTTAGAGACACATAAACTCTTCAAAACACCCTTTTTCCAAGATAAACATGTGATCAATATTTCAGATACAACAGATTGAAGCTGGTGGAAAAGCAGGGATTGCCTTCAACGGCAAGTCACACttaacatagaatcacagaatggtttgggtgggaagggaccttagagatcatctcattccaccccctgccctgggcagggacacctcccaccagcccaggttgctccaagccccgtccaacctggccttgaacccctccagggatggggcagccacagcttctctgggcaacctgggccaggggctcacccccctcacagcaaacaat
Encoded here:
- the LOC141742999 gene encoding ras-related and estrogen-regulated growth inhibitor-like codes for the protein MSFPRPLRRSVSLSTARSLRLVVLGQSAVGKTALTVRFITRRFIGDYDPTLEMIYRHMAVIDGEMVHFEILDTAGQEEDSLQIEEKIKWGDGFAVVYSVTDRCSFDEVMRLCFLINHIHSSPKRSGGSEQPPVVIVGNKKDLQFDRMVSTEDGENLSKALKLPFYEISTRDSYEETVAVFNTLYQELMRQGHFSPGSFKRRTVSKLMEKIPKMQASSTLNSAGRSLSFNSFRDYIPE